A stretch of the Vigna radiata var. radiata cultivar VC1973A unplaced genomic scaffold, Vradiata_ver6 scaffold_43, whole genome shotgun sequence genome encodes the following:
- the LOC106752709 gene encoding uncharacterized protein LOC106752709 has translation MDQINNPSSPYYLYPGENPGISLISQVLDESNYTSWSRNMRRALFSKNKLKFIDGGIKKPQREDPLFDSWERSNMMVLSWIIKTLSAQIAESVVYVEDAQELWEELKERFSKGDHFKFSDLLQEIHSIKQGERSVNHRKGRRNIIQDILIKLISRFLPQTQKDRTTKKVIKVGEVMGVVFHLAAKEEGKEEIPIKESNALIVIR, from the exons ATGGACCAAATCAACAATCCTTCCAGTCCTTACTACCTTTATCCAGGAGAAAATCCAGGGATCTCCCTTATTTCACAGGTTCTTGATGAATCAAACTATACTTCTTGGAGCAGAAATATGAGACGGGCTCTCTTCTCCAAGAACAAGCTGAAATTTATAGATGGAGGGATAAAGAAACCACAAAGGGAGGATCCTCTGTTTGATTCTTGGGAAAGAAGTAATATGATGGTATTGTCTTGGATCATCAAGACACTCTCAGCCCAAATAGCAGAAAGTGTGGTCTATGTTGAAGATGCTCAAGAATTATGGGAAGAATTGAAGGAGAGATTTTCCAAAGGAGACCACTTCAAATTCTCAGACTTGCTGCAAGAAATTCACTCGATTAAGCAAGGAGAAAGGAGCGTGAATCA CAGGAAAGGCAGGAGAAACATAATTCAGGACATACTAATCAAGCTGATATCAAGATTCTTGCCACAAACACAGAAAGACAGAACAACTAAAAAGGTGATCAAGGTTGGAGAGGTCATGGGCGTGGTTTTCCATCTCGCGGCCAAGGAAGAGGGAAAGGAAGAAATCCCAATCAAGGAAAGCAATGCTCTTATTGTCATAAGATGA